From the genome of Nicotiana tabacum cultivar K326 chromosome 2, ASM71507v2, whole genome shotgun sequence:
CTGCCAGGATTCAATTTAACCTGCTTCTCAAAAACATAGTTGAATATTCCATATGTTGCCCATTGAGAACCTAcataatatttttcataaaaatcaataGTAAGACTTACcaaagaccaaaaaaaaaaaacagacacAATTCTTAATTTCTTACCAAGATATTGGCCATTGACATAAGCATGAAGAATGTGGCCACTGCCATTAACTCGAAGGGTCATATTATCACTCCAGATTGGATCATTCTTGCCAATATAGACACTATTTCATATTTTCAGTATAGCATGTTAGAATGCCGATATAGAAGAACAATTTAGACAGATGGAGTAGCTAATATATAATTAAAATGTGCATAGAAACTTACTTAGTCATGTACCACATGTAGTCACTAACATCATTAGCAACTTTTTGATCAACCAATTCATGAGCAGAAGATCGTCCTCTTCCAAGAACCACAGCTTCATCTACCTTCTCAGGCCTCCATGACCATTGGAGAGAAGCTGGTTCATTTTCAgcatcatttgatttcttcaccaTAACTGAAGTTTGAGTATTGACCTATACCCAAAATAAATTAAGTTAATGATAAAAAATCGAAATAATTTAATTAGCAAGATGGAGTATTGACCTATACCCAAAATAAATTAAGTTAATGATAAAAAATCGAAATAATTTAATTAGCAAGATGGAGTATTGACCTATACCCAAAATAAATTAAGTTAATGATAAAAAATCGAAATAATTTAATTAGCAAGATGGAGTATTGACCTATACCCAAAATAAATTAAGTTAATGATAatcaaagttttttttttggtattctTTACCAAAATAGCCGGTCAAAATTTACTGTTTACTTTTGTAACCAgtatacagtcaaacctctctataacatccTCATTTGTTCCAAATTTTTTTGGTTGTTATagcgaagtgttgttatagaaaatatatataataacatAGCATAAACATTTGTTCCATTTAAACtcggcttttatagtgaatgactgttatatagcgttgttgttatagagaggtctgactgtacATAGCTAATAAACTGATTATATTACCTTGGCTGTGTTGTAAACTTCAGTCTTGCAATCTGGAAGAATACTAACAGACCAAGCTGGCACATTGTATTGAACACCTTGATAAGTAATGGTTGCATCTGTCGTCTCATTAGCGTTGCTAAAGAAGCAACTTGATTGTCCATCCAAAGCATAAATAGTGACCTATAATTGCATTTaaaaaattttataaaaaaaaatataaattttttttaatctaGAAATAGGAAATATTGATAACATGATTTATTAATATACCGCAACAGAATTTCCAAGATCAGAGTTGGTAATATTGCCACTGGTAAGAGTTTTCTCCATTGAATGTAACACATCATGAAGTTCCTTTAAATGACCATATTTTGGCTGTGCCAAATTTCCTTCAAAATATAAACACAAtgcaattaatttaacaacacattaatatttaaaaaaataataaaaaaataaaaaaagaacagACCGGTGTACAAACAATGTTGTATCGGAGAAATTAAACAACTTACCAAATTCATCAAGTGGTGCATTGTAATCGTATGTTGTTGTAATATATGGACCACCAGATGTTCTACCAAAATTTGTCCCACCATGGTACTGAAATATtagttttaaaacaaattaactatTGCTATTGTAACAAATCGAATTAATGCAAAATATAAAAGAACCAAtatataatgaaaagtaaaataacTAAGAAAATATTAAGAAGAAGACTAACCATATAATAGTTTTGGAATGTGCCACCTGTTTGGAAAAATCGTGCAACAGAAAAAGCAACATCCTCAGCTGTTCTTAAAGGATCTTTGCCACCCCAATTCTTGAACCTTTAaaaacatagtcaattgtgaATATTAGTACTTTATTAAATAGCATGCTGATTGAACTATttacaaaaataatcaaatctacgaaataaaaaaaaaacataccaTCCAGTCCAATTTTCAGTCCACATCTTTGGGGTATTCGGATTGCTTGGTGTAAAATCATCGCAGTACCAACCATTGCATGTGTTTATCTAGAAACAAACATTATTTTATTACATCAAAACATTAAAAGAAAGCAAGAAAATAGTTGTCAGGTGCATGAAGTATATCGCATTCACGCACAGAGTCCAAGAAAGAGCCGAACCCTAATGGAATTAGACACAGATAACCAATCGTGATGCAAGCACCCATGGCTAATTTCACAATATGACCCCGTGAAGTATAGAGAAAAAAGCATCTCGTTTCACACAGATCTAGGGGAGGGCCAAACCCCAATGGGGTTTGACACAGAAAATCAACTGTGATGCAAGCACCAATGGCTAATTCCACAATATGAACCCGTGAAGTATAGAGAAAAGCATCTCGCTTCACACGGATCTAGGGGAGGGCCGAAGCCCAATGGGGTTTGACACAGACACTCAACCATGATGCAAGCACCAATGGCTAATTCCACAATATAACCCGTGAAGTATAGAGAGAAAAGTATCTCGCTTCACACATATTTAGAGGAGGGCCGAACACCAATGGGATTTGACACAGACAACCTACTCTGATCAAAGCACCAATGGGTGATTCTACAATCTGAACCCGTAAACTATAGAGAGAAAAATATATCGCATTCACGCAAAGTTAATGGAAAGGTCAAACTCCAATGGAATTTGATGTATTGATTCCACAATTCAAACTCGTGAAGTATAGAGAGAAAATTACCATGGATTGGGGAGCATCAGGTTGTTGGCACATGATCCAAGGAACTCCAATATCAAGTGATCGAGCAAAATTAGCACACCAATCAACATAAGCTTTTCCAGCATCTCCATAAGATGTTTGTACGTTTCCATATTCATTCTCAATTTGTGCTAGAATTATTGGACCTCCTTGAGATGCAAATAGCTTCTCTTGTTTCACCATATCAACTATTAACTGAGTAAAATTTTGCATCTCGTTCTGTAATAACACCATAACATTTATTTTATGTTAGATATATATTCAGGCTACAACCAAAATTTACAcggagtaatttaatttaataatacTTTACCATATAAACTTGGTTGGCTGTTCGGAGCTCAATTCCAGGCATATTGTGTAACCATACTGGAAATCCTCTGAATAAATATTTACAATTTTGTTATAAGTCAATTAAAAAGAATAGTAGATTAAAAAGAAATTACGTACTATATTATATTGAGAGGAATTTATTACCCATAATTCCATTCAGCACAAACATAAGGTCCAATACGAAGAACAGCATAAAGTCCTTCATCTTGAATTGTTTTCAGAAACCTTATCAGATCTAAATTTCCAGTAAAATTGTATTCGCGACGAAGTGGCTCGTGGGCATTCCAGAATACATATGTTTCAATTGCATCCAATCCAccttcttttgctttctttatcAAATCAGGCCACATCTACCAAAACCAAACAACATAACATTAAGTTTAAACAACAATAACCACCaccaccacaacaacaacaacgataaaatcagtgaaatcccacaagtgagaTCTAGGGAGGGCAGTATGTACGTAAACCTTACCCCTAGCCTAGGCAGAGGCTGATATAGAGTTGTAAcaccgggttcaactgaacccagtaCTTCCGGCGCGAAGCAgaaatttatgtataaaaattcactaaaattgTAACAAATAGTAGgtttgaacccataattttaaacaTACAATGGGTTCATGGCAAAAACTCTTCAGAATTGAACCTATAGAACTTAAATCATGTATCTGTATATCTGACCCTAGGAAGGTAAAGAGATTGTTTCCATAGACTCTCGGCTAAAGAAAAGATGTAACCAAGTTTAAACAAacttcataaataaataaaaagttataaagcAAAAACAAACATGCAATTATATATAATAGCAAAAACATATTAGAAAAAGCTAACGTAATGTAACAGTAAGAAGTTAAAGTTTTACTTGAGCAGTGCTCCTAGGGTAATGAATAGAGCCAGATAAAAGAACTCTTCTTTCACCATTAATGGTGATAGCTCGTCCGTCGTGAGAAACTTGATAAGAACGAATACAGCtaataattaaaaacaaaaagaggaagaaaaaacaACTCTTGAATGAAGCCATAGCGGCAAAAGAAGTGATTTTGAGAAGAAAAACTAAACACTGATTTATGTGTTTTTAGACAGGTATATATAAGAGGTTAAGAAGTTAGAATCTCAGTTGAACTCAAATATCATTGAAAAACAATGTATATTAGAAAAGATTGGATTTTAAGAATCTCTTTTTATCCTTATCCTAGGTAAAAAAGATATTGCTACGTAGTCTAGATAAACGTAGAAAAACTTTGGTAggttttttcaaaatattaagcCAAATCGATTTTGGATAAGACAATTAAAGGAAATAAATATTACCAAACCTCTAAGTTGATTACCATGTATTCTTTATTACGTTCAAACGAGCAACTTTTAGGACTAATATGCAAATAATATTGTAACTGTATTCAGTGAATCCCTTTCACCTTCGACCCTTCACCTATTAGGACTCTAATTGCTCATTTTTGCAATATTATCTACTTTCTTGTACTTATCGCAAGTACTTTATACATAGAGAGAAATTAGGATTAACCTTATTTATAACTGTTAATTAAAAATTAGCTATAGTTTCAAAATCAGTTGAAATTTAATCACATTTCATGCGAAAATAAAATTTAGACAAAAAAccttagttaaaattcaaaaaaaattcagcataatatgctggaattagattattttttttttacatatgaaaTTTCAGAATAATGTGATGGGattcataatgtgctggaatTACAATGTAATATGCTAAAATTTTATACACATGAACATCATAATCaagcatattatgttggattatttttgtgttttagctagatatttttgtccagattttatctaaatagtagctatttttaaattactttataaatattgattatttttcaattaccaatccaAAAACTGATCAACTCACACTATTTTGACGGTGAAATTATACGATTCAAAATTGCGAACTCTGGGCTTAAGACGTTGAATGTGGTCATTGGGCTATTAGATCCAGTTCATTATCAGCCCATTACTACACTGTTGAACCCATGAAACTACATCCGGTGCCCATTTTGACAACTAATAGCCCATTAAGctttaagttttttttatttccccaaaaaaatagaaacatatatactttttaattgtgccgataaaatattttttgtataaatgtatgtattatatacatataatatttgCTTAATTTTTTGGCTAGcgaatgcaattagttttgactGACCGGCTAAATTTATATTTTGCCCACAAAATTAAGTATTGTTTTACACAAATAGCCTGCAGGATTCACTGCTTACTTTTCTTAATCAGTATTAATAGATTATATAATGATTAGATATACttacacatatattatatataaattattattgTTAGTTTAagtaattgggctattatttagaTTAATTCTTCAAAAAGATCAATAGGAACTTCTTAATTGTCCCTGATGAATAAATTGAAACCAAATGGCCCCTTTTAGAgataagaataaaaaaaaaggttaTGTCATCAATTACCTTCTTTATAAGTGGAACcagactctttttttcttttacgaAGACCCACACTCTATTCGACAATGAAATGTCGAAAtgacaaatattattttttttaattttcttaatagAAACTCATTAAGATGGTTTTCACCCAACTAAAATGATGTTTATTAAATTGAATTGAAAATATGGCCAATATGATCGGGACATCAAAATATTTTCAATGGTGAAATCTTAGAAGAGATGACACCTATCTTTGGTATCAAAAACTCAAGTTGCTAATTTATATTATAAAACTTATGTATAGTAATTGaaaaaaattcttaaaataattgttagGAGATATTAAAATCTGGTCAATAAAGACTGTGAACTGAgagtatatatttttaaaatggcACATCTCTTTCGTAATTGAAGAAATTGTTGTGTGTCAACATCATTCCATCTTGACCTTTTAATTTC
Proteins encoded in this window:
- the LOC107822110 gene encoding beta-galactosidase 15-like; the encoded protein is MASFKSCFFFLFLFLIISCIRSYQVSHDGRAITINGERRVLLSGSIHYPRSTAQMWPDLIKKAKEGGLDAIETYVFWNAHEPLRREYNFTGNLDLIRFLKTIQDEGLYAVLRIGPYVCAEWNYGGFPVWLHNMPGIELRTANQVYMNEMQNFTQLIVDMVKQEKLFASQGGPIILAQIENEYGNVQTSYGDAGKAYVDWCANFARSLDIGVPWIMCQQPDAPQSMINTCNGWYCDDFTPSNPNTPKMWTENWTGWFKNWGGKDPLRTAEDVAFSVARFFQTGGTFQNYYMYHGGTNFGRTSGGPYITTTYDYNAPLDEFGNLAQPKYGHLKELHDVLHSMEKTLTSGNITNSDLGNSVAVTIYALDGQSSCFFSNANETTDATITYQGVQYNVPAWSVSILPDCKTEVYNTAKVNTQTSVMVKKSNDAENEPASLQWSWRPEKVDEAVVLGRGRSSAHELVDQKVANDVSDYMWYMTNVYIGKNDPIWSDNMTLRVNGSGHILHAYVNGQYLGSQWATYGIFNYVFEKQVKLNPGRNHISLLSATIGLQNYGAHFDTVQSGIPGPVEIIGKNGDESVIKDLSSHKWSYKVDLNGINNKLFSGNPKFENGQWFSQDVPINRMMTWYKTTFKAPLGNDPVVVDLQGLGKGHAWINGESIGRYWPSYLAEEEGCSTDLCDYRGKYGPDKCASGCGEPTQRWYHVPRSFLKSDENTLVLFEEFGGNPSLVNFQTVQVGTACGSAYENKTMELSCNGRPITAIRFANFGETEGICGSFDKGSCSSENDVVSIIEKACVGKEKCSVPASESVFGSTNCGNNAKRLIVEAVC